The Rosa chinensis cultivar Old Blush chromosome 7, RchiOBHm-V2, whole genome shotgun sequence DNA segment GATATAGAGAATTGGAATGGTTCAAGTTGTTGTACTCCGACATAAGGTCCAACATAAGGTTCAATGGTTAGTTCTCTGGGTTGAGAAAGTCGCCGGTCATATTTCATTTCAAGAAACCATTCCCTAGGAACTTTCCTCTCCATTTGCAGATGAAGATGGGCTCCATTGGTTATGGCTTTCCTCATAGCCACTGGTTCGAGATCTTCCTGGTCTTGATCGGATGTGGGTGCCCATTGGAAAGGGTTCCTGCAGAGagaagatagaagaagaagaagaaaaaatagttaAAGAGACTAGAGTTTCATGAAggattatacaaaatgaatttagaAGTCAAGAACAGTCAGTCTCGTATATCTTACCGGGTCCCCAGCATTTGGTCCATCTGTGTGGAAGAGTATAGGGCGACACCGTTTGTCCTCATTCATTAAGCTTGAATTCTGGAAATGGGCAATAAGAGCAGCTTTTCCCTGAATACGAGCATATGCAAGTGTTGCAACCTTTTCACTGTTGAACTTCTCCCATTTTTTGCCATTGAATGCCTGCAAGAGATATATAATCCATTTTCACTTGGTAGAACAATCGACACTTGTCACTGATATACACACGGATTTTATCCATTTGAGTGGATGACTCGAATGAAATGGCAGAGTCCATTGGTCAAACCTTATAGAATGGAACAATCTGTTGAGGATCAATCATGTTGATGAATGCATATCCCACATTGCATTTGTTCTGTGAAAAACATACAAAATTAGAAGCAGATAGACATACGCGCTCTACCTAAATAAAGATGATTCAGCAAACAATTTTCTTGCCTTGAAGTCAATTGGCAAATAAATAAAGTCATATATTCCTCGACAGTTCTCATCAATTACTGCAAGCAGCATCTTTGAAGTATACCTGTAGAACCAATTACTAGTTTAGCAAAGCAGGAATAATCTCTATGTACAACTGGAAAGCAATATATACAAAATATGGTCATTGCAGTTATGAGGACCATGTTACCAGTTTTATGACTTTAGCACAGGACTCTAGCCCATGAGACTGAACAGGTACTTTAGCTAGTGTATTATGGAAGATACATGTGGGCAATTGGTCATTAAATTATAGAAAAGatcctccttttctttcttatcATTCAAGCAATTATGTCATAACCAGGACTAGATTGAGCAAAGCAGCAAGTACTACAGTTAATGCTTGCTTAGTAGGGTAGTAGGCAGCATGAAGCTTTCTATTAGGCTAATGACTTACGGTTATTAATACTGGCTGCCTACCATATGGCATCAACCATATCTTTTAAAGATGCTAATTATTGCTACAGGAAATTATCAGTTACGATTATCAGGACTTGGAAACATCTAACTACCTAATATTTTGACGCATGACATCCTAGTAATACGGTTATTAATACTGGCTGCCTACCATATGGCATCAACCATATCTTTTAAAGATGCTAATTATTGCTACAGGAAATTATCAGTTACGATTATCACGACTTGGAAACATCTAACTACCTAATATTTTGACGCATGACATCCTGCCAGTCTTTGGCAAGCAGAAATGTGAAATATGCTCTAGAAGTACTTAAGCAAAGTATGTATTTCATTAAAGGTTGTCGACAAATGGGaaagttcatccaaaaaaatTAAACTGCCAAATGTTATGGAGAGTAGTAAAAAGATGCCAGAATTGAGAACAGTTAGGGGATCATATACATACTTGTTGGGAATGTTCTTTATCATCAGTGTGGTTCGATTGTCATCCCCACGCAATATGCGCTCAATATCAAGTTCATATTGTTTCCTATCAGCATTATGAGAGTTTGCTTCACTTCTACGGTGAGATAGATTTCTGACACGTTCATTTGGTGAACCAAAAGAGGTAGGCATCGACATCATTGAATTCCTCCCAGGAAACATGTGGCAGATCTCCTGCGAAGAGCGTTGCCGGGTACTTGTATTCATGTCTGAGCAATTTCCACCAACAAGAGAAAAGATGTTGCGTGACGGAACTTCCATAGGATGCAACTGGGGACTACTGGGAAAACAGGCGAAGCTAGGAGATCCCAGGTGAAGACTAGAAGTGTCAGGAGACTGTCCTGAAAATGCATGTCTTTCCCAAAGGGATGGGTTAACTGCTGGTGCTGATCCAACATGGTGGCGGACAGGTGATGTCCCATTCAGCATGTGAGGAGGTGTTCTAGGGAAGCCAGGCATTTGTGGAAAGCGATGAGCATGAGGACCATTGATAAATGATGGTGAATTCTGCCACATCATGGGACTTGAAGGATGCTGCTGATAAGAATTGGAAACATAATGATGTCCGCGAACCCCAGCACTCCCATTTCCAGAAGATGCAAAAGCTGCATAAGAAAAGACTAGTAAACAAAAAACCAGAATAGGTACTAAAAATTTAAGATTTTCATCAACCAAAATCTAACAATAGTAATAATGAGAGACAAACTCTAAGTTGCATCCAAAATGGGAAGTAGCGAGCACAAAAAGGAAGTCTAAGAACCACCACTCAATTAGTAATGTTACTGTAGCTCCCACCATTCAATAGTACAACATGAAACTGTGTACAACTAAGAGAGACAGatagcaccaaaaaaaaaaaggacatagAGATGTACAAGTGATGGATCCATTACATTATCTCTTACAGGCTGGGAGAGAAGGGTAAAACATGTGAATAAGAATTTACAATTAAATTTAGAGTGGAAAACATTTGGTTCTCAGATAAAACCAATCAAAGAAAATAGAGCACAAATTATCTTGCAAAAGGATAGGGCAACTAGGGAGAAAGGAGAAGACAGTGAGAAACTTCAACAAGGGGATGTTCTGGATATAAAACATtgcaagaattttttttaaagaaagtagcaattctctttctttatccttaAAAAAGGTCATGGTTTTAGTTGTTAATTCTAATCCATTCGGATGCACCTTATCCAACTTATAAATGATATGATAACTAAGAAAAAAGACTCGTTTTTAGGACGTTTTGAGAGAAATCTGTAAAACTATACAGAGCTATATGCATAATGTACCTCCTCCTCCGTTCAGTTCCATCAGGTGCCCATTTGCATTCATTTCACGAATGTGCCTCCTGTCGGTTCCTTCTGTCATTCTAAGGCCCACATTGCCAGTCACTCCACTGGAGTTGGATGTGATACCATGTGCTAAACTGTCATGATACTCAGGGAGGGAATGCGGATGGAAATTGGGAACACACTGGTTACCAAACTTAATTTCATTCAGAGAGTGATTGGAATCAGGAAGGCAAAAGTTTTTGTCCGCAGACACCACTCTCATCGGAGAGGGCAACGTACGCGGAACACTTGAACTCAGATGCGCTAAAGCATTTCCCATAAATGCATTGGAAGGTGATCGAATTGAAGAATGTAATCCCAGGTTAGATTCATTAGCCATTCCAGGATGAAGGGTTGCtgtaaaacaaacaacaaaacacTTTTTGTAAGAAAATGAACACAAATTAACATAATTATGAGTAGATAAAGACAAATTGAAGCAATAATTCCTAACAGGCACAATCATACCCTTGCATCCTGCTGACAAGTTGTCGGATGGACTATGACAAATATTAAATTCATCTTGCTCCTGCTTGGAACCTTGACCGAAACTGCCAAAGGAATATTATTTCTTACAAAGAAGTTTAAGAAATTCAAACTTAAAggacaacaaaataaacaagtagAAAAGGAACTGTGACAAGTGCTGACAGAAATCCAGGAGAATAAAAGCAAAAAATCagggagaaaaaaaataataatacaaaaTTGCCTGCGTTAAGACCTCAAAGGAGATAACTTACAGAAACCCCACACACTAAATAAAACACACAGATAACTAATAAGAAGAGTTTGTTAACAATACCCCATTCTGGCAACCCCTGGATGGCTGGGTTCAAGCTTGATCTGCTTCCCACCAATCTCACTCgtattcaatgcatgaagagcAGCTTCTGCAGCTCTAACATCATAAAATTCTATCAACTTGTTATGACTCTTGTTTGGAGCCTCGAGGATCTGGAAACAGAAAATAACAAGTACTtgatatcaaaataaaaataaagaacaagaagctTCATGCCTCTTAAAAGCAAAGCAAAACAAATAACAGAGAATAACTTGACCAACTTACCTCTTTGATTTCCCCATAAGATTCGAAAAGTTTAGTAAGCTCATCATCAGAAACAGAAGAATCAACATTGTATACCTCAAGTGTTCCTTGGTTAACATCTTTATCAGAAGGGTTGTCCTGGCATATAGACAAGTAGATAAAATGAAACAACCAAGCATCATGAGAATGTCTAAACAAGCCAGAGAAAACAAAATGGTCATGAAATTAGCACATACATCAAAAGTAACTAACAAGTGAAGTGACCACCATACCTTGGGTATCGAATAGTGTATGTCAAGCTTCCTACGCCTCAGTGGCTTACTCTGTAGTGCTCTTATCGCTTTTTGGGCAGCCCTTATATCATAATAAGAAATCATAACAAACCCACGATGCTTGCAGGCTGTGTAAAGTGTTCGGATATCTCCATATTGctaacaaaagaaaattcaatTGTCAATTTAATAAACGAGGTAAACTGCTTTAACTTGCCCACATGGACTTGTaatttacaatatatatatatatatatatatatataaaataaattataatataaataactCATAAAGGAGAGGTGTACACCTCAAAAAGATCCTtcaattccaaatcttcaacaTTGCTATTAATATTTCGAACAAAAAGTGTTCTAGAAGGGTGCTCGCCATAGGGGTGTTCACCCACAAGTGAAAAATTACCACCCCTTGATCATCTCCTTCTAATTCCAAGCCGCCACCACTGCTAAAAAGATCAAAATCTTCCAATTCATCCCCATTACTACCATGCACAAGTTTACCCGGACCATCTATCATGCCAGAAAACAAATCATTTTCATCAGGAAGGAGATTTCCAATGGTTTGTGCTTCCATTTCTTCAAGCGATTCAAAGGGCTCTTCCTCATGTTGGGAAGCAACAGTATTTGTAGATTGATGAGATACAAAATCACCCTTTAGCAATCTCACTgcaaagggggggggggggggggggggggggagatgtTAAGATGATGAATAAGCATATTTGTGGAAATTGGTTACAGATGGACATCAATAAAGTAGTATAAAGGAACATGGAGTAGCTTAATTTGACTAAATTAAGACTTAATCCCACAAATGCAATTGATTGGAGATTATACTGAAGTAGAGAACAGATGAAACCCATGTGGTATGTAAAGACAACAAAAAGTTTAGAAAGATTTTGAACCTAATTAGCAACTTTATATAAGATATCAATTCAACATAAAAACTTGTTAGACATGGAATTGAAGAAACCTTTTTGtgaaaaaggtaaaaaaaatttgcagTTTCTTTTGCATTCTTGTAAGGGATGATAGAGCAGCCCATTGATGTAATTGCCAATGAAGTATAGATGGTATGGTCCAACAAGCATGTTCGACAAAATAG contains these protein-coding regions:
- the LOC112175329 gene encoding LOW QUALITY PROTEIN: protein MEI2-like 1 (The sequence of the model RefSeq protein was modified relative to this genomic sequence to represent the inferred CDS: inserted 1 base in 1 codon), which codes for MPFEVMDQRGVSVSSHFFEEIPFPSERQVGFQKLKTMPDHQVGVDRTVPTAGSIFDPSLPSKRFLPIGAQSVDYFDMPQSNLAGERTERLSISGGVANTSKASWKPMNHHPKLWSDLPTRPTSHSLVGSKTAINGAQHESSLFSSSLSEIFTRKLRLLKGDFVSHQSTNTVASQHEEEPFESLEEMEAQTIGNLLPDENDLFSGMIDGPGKLVHGSNGDELEDFDLFSSGGGLELEGDDQXGGNFSLVGEHPYGEHPSRTLFVRNINSNVEDLELKDLFEQYGDIRTLYTACKHRGFVMISYYDIRAAQKAIRALQSKPLRRRKLDIHYSIPKDNPSDKDVNQGTLEVYNVDSSVSDDELTKLFESYGEIKEILEAPNKSHNKLIEFYDVRAAEAALHALNTSEIGGKQIKLEPSHPGVARMGFGQGSKQEQDEFNICHSPSDNLSAGCKATLHPGMANESNLGLHSSIRSPSNAFMGNALAHLSSSVPRTLPSPMRVVSADKNFCLPDSNHSLNEIKFGNQCVPNFHPHSLPEYHDSLAHGITSNSSGVTGNVGLRMTEGTDRRHIREMNANGHLMELNGGGAFASSGNGSAGVRGHHYVSNSYQQHPSSPMMWQNSPSFINGPHAHRFPQMPGFPRTPPHMLNGTSPVRHHVGSAPAVNPSLWERHAFSGQSPDTSSLHLGSPSFACFPSSPQLHPMEVPSRNIFSLVGGNCSDMNTSTRQRSSQEICHMFPGRNSMMSMPTSFGSPNERVRNLSHRRSEANSHNADRKQYELDIERILRGDDNRTTLMIKNIPNKYTSKMLLAVIDENCRGIYDFIYLPIDFKNKCNVGYAFINMIDPQQIVPFYKAFNGKKWEKFNSEKVATLAYARIQGKAALIAHFQNSSLMNEDKRCRPILFHTDGPNAGDPEPFPMGTHIRSRPGRSRTSGYEESHNQWSPSSSANGEESS